A stretch of the Bacillus sp. B-jedd genome encodes the following:
- a CDS encoding SLATT domain-containing protein — protein sequence MDADYKEVNIFSEIEKKVKTLNKTRNTRIKMSLRLKGYSEKWKSILFVMNIEAVISVLLSLGGKEIHPVFSHTSFTVLSGLFSIYVILIQYYINELNYNERSLKVHYHQLDIEDLILRLKDLIIKQNSNENSLTEKEYVEEYNTIMFEYQTILKNNENHHPIDYKRSMSEMLNSNHKVQKVYDFTVDNIVLNFNIALIILLPLLARITLF from the coding sequence ATGGATGCTGACTACAAGGAAGTAAACATATTCTCTGAAATTGAAAAGAAAGTTAAAACTTTAAATAAGACACGGAACACTAGAATAAAAATGAGTCTGAGATTAAAAGGCTACAGTGAAAAGTGGAAATCAATTTTATTTGTGATGAATATCGAAGCTGTGATTTCTGTTTTATTGTCCCTTGGAGGTAAAGAGATACATCCAGTATTTAGTCATACTTCATTTACTGTATTATCAGGCTTATTTTCAATATACGTTATATTAATTCAATACTATATAAATGAACTTAATTACAATGAAAGATCCCTAAAGGTTCACTATCACCAATTAGATATAGAAGATTTAATTCTGAGGTTAAAGGATTTAATAATAAAACAAAATAGTAATGAGAACAGCTTAACAGAAAAGGAATATGTAGAAGAGTATAATACGATAATGTTTGAATATCAGACTATATTAAAAAACAATGAAAATCATCACCCTATAGATTATAAAAGAAGTATGAGTGAAATGTTAAATAGCAATCATAAAGTCCAAAAAGTTTATGATTTTACTGTGGATAATATTGTATTAAATTTTAATATTGCCTTAATAATCTTATTGCCGTTATTAGCAAGAATAACTCTCTTTTAG
- a CDS encoding reverse transcriptase domain-containing protein — MDLQDFFNTIKIPNLIGKLQNILGPTKVIEDLNYFFKFCNIESLPQFHFSIASSLLSQLYLTDFDNKVRDLLAREELQLIRYVDDMYLIFNDSRIDRKKKNSLLNELSYYLWEDRLTLNTSKTKMLSPNEFKNIIELPEHDYEVNFLSEKLVEDKALEVVENGHLNELVNRLCTIEKKDGVDLEQYKKLSIKYLSINEEDVNKVLRNIIYSNKWKKLDETKMKELVANWKYILFNPAEFTVLYILVYRYLEEGRMISDNGSKIKQILNFLFKNNVFTFRDTLVAVSYLFQSKVKNQDLLNKIALVNADYVEYLELFVKDSYK, encoded by the coding sequence ATAGATCTTCAAGACTTTTTTAATACAATAAAAATTCCAAACTTAATAGGGAAATTACAAAATATATTAGGCCCAACTAAAGTGATTGAGGATTTGAACTACTTTTTTAAATTTTGTAATATAGAAAGTCTCCCTCAGTTCCATTTTTCTATAGCTTCATCATTACTTTCTCAACTTTATTTAACTGATTTTGACAATAAAGTTCGCGATTTATTGGCAAGAGAAGAACTTCAATTAATACGTTATGTAGATGATATGTATTTAATATTTAATGATAGTAGAATCGATCGAAAGAAAAAAAACAGTTTATTAAATGAGTTAAGTTATTATTTATGGGAAGACAGGCTGACATTAAATACATCTAAAACAAAAATGTTAAGTCCTAATGAGTTCAAAAATATTATTGAATTACCTGAACATGATTATGAAGTGAATTTTTTAAGTGAAAAATTAGTAGAGGATAAAGCTTTAGAAGTAGTGGAAAACGGGCATTTAAATGAGTTAGTAAATCGATTATGCACAATAGAAAAAAAGGATGGAGTAGATCTTGAACAATACAAGAAATTATCGATAAAATATCTTTCCATAAATGAGGAAGATGTTAACAAAGTATTAAGAAACATCATTTACTCAAATAAATGGAAAAAGTTAGATGAAACGAAAATGAAAGAGTTAGTCGCCAATTGGAAGTATATATTGTTTAATCCTGCAGAGTTTACTGTTTTATACATACTAGTTTATAGGTATTTAGAGGAAGGTCGAATGATATCAGATAATGGTTCCAAAATCAAACAGATATTAAATTTTTTATTTAAAAATAATGTATTTACTTTCCGTGATACATTGGTTGCTGTCTCCTATTTATTTCAAAGTAAAGTCAAGAATCAGGACTTGTTAAACAAAATTGCGTTAGTTAATGCCGACTACGTTGAATACCTAGAGTTGTTTGTAAAGGATTCCTACAAATAA
- the fosB gene encoding metallothiol transferase FosB → MAVKGLNHFLFSVSDLERSIAFYQDALGARLLVKGRSTAYFDLARMWLALNEEKDILRNEIRASYTHVAFSVDEADFDGMVERLKRLGVEILPGRERDKRSVYFMDPDGHRFEFHTGTLEDRLDYYREDKGHMEFFE, encoded by the coding sequence TTGGCTGTTAAAGGGTTGAATCATTTTCTGTTTTCGGTGAGTGATTTGGAGAGGTCGATTGCTTTTTACCAAGATGCGCTAGGGGCGAGGCTGCTGGTGAAGGGGCGGAGTACGGCTTATTTCGACCTGGCGAGGATGTGGCTGGCGCTGAATGAGGAGAAGGATATTCTGCGGAATGAGATACGGGCGTCGTATACGCATGTTGCGTTTTCGGTGGATGAGGCGGATTTTGACGGTATGGTTGAGCGGCTGAAGCGTCTTGGCGTGGAGATTCTGCCTGGGCGGGAGCGGGATAAGCGGTCGGTGTATTTTATGGACCCGGATGGACATAGGTTTGAGTTCCATACGGGGACGCTGGAGGATCGGCTGGATTATTATCGGGAAGATAAGGGGCATATGGAGTTTTTTGAATAA
- a CDS encoding helix-turn-helix domain-containing protein, giving the protein MANHDSDFLIELKRIETLTPKVNRGILILFVIDGSLTVETDSQFYSLEDNDLLVLNRNQVYEARAKNQNTVLSVTITDSFFSRNYPEYHNRRFHCFSREVEMGREVMIDNNRKLLAEMMISYLRKDETYQLEVQQAICQILLNLIRNFSSEGTIFEKIDANDQRIIEVINYIERNYDQPITLEELANKAYLSTAYLSRYFKQKTGIGFSRFLMNVRLKHSVKDLVYTTDSISQISLKNGFPNTKSFSKLFKEVYGATPHQYRESHAVESGQDVVHAYSLKGSEMLISSPEILSKLGAIVTAGDKMYVNTETRYEELTIELKDEKAKKLDLPENIVIISELNELLREDVRSQIRSVREELGLHFIGISRLSGAAILPGVETDEQFPTTSPYFNTDVALNFMRENGLSLFIRVEYKEISDDEGHYFDKLTQFLKHCLQVYGAPQLNTWHILFHEPYLTAVEAEDLRRMYIKLQMLLKQLIPEIKVGVLLPFSYQEGTIPKPHRWLLEEGSRIDFIGYEANQNEIIDFTELGKERYEVGKNYIIEKTAKVRGLLKKYQLDKPLFLVSWNTLSGSTRFTNGTFFRGALILKNALDLAGEIEALAFWINTEKHEEDKQNMRIRLEGLELFHYFSGKRPAYYAMLFAKKLEGAVVSFGQDHLMTKTDRGYQLVLMNCNYINPYFSIEEAFLEKLNKTIRVRISGIQKGDYQIRKYIFDKDNGALYTNWWKLSSKYGVDAEIIDYITRTSYPSLELYDETIDEYWTFYSDMTTNAIHFFEIRKAIG; this is encoded by the coding sequence TTGGCAAATCATGATTCTGATTTTCTAATAGAACTGAAAAGAATTGAAACTTTAACCCCGAAAGTGAACAGGGGCATCCTGATTCTTTTTGTCATCGACGGAAGCTTGACCGTGGAAACGGATAGCCAATTTTATTCACTGGAGGACAATGATTTACTCGTCCTGAACCGGAATCAGGTTTACGAGGCGCGCGCGAAAAACCAAAATACCGTCCTGTCCGTAACAATTACCGACTCCTTTTTCAGCAGGAATTACCCTGAGTACCATAACCGCCGCTTTCACTGTTTTTCAAGGGAAGTGGAAATGGGCAGGGAAGTCATGATCGATAACAACAGGAAACTGCTTGCCGAAATGATGATCTCCTATTTGCGAAAAGATGAAACGTATCAGCTTGAGGTCCAACAGGCAATCTGCCAAATCCTCTTGAATCTGATCCGCAATTTCAGCAGTGAGGGGACCATTTTTGAAAAAATTGACGCCAATGACCAGCGAATCATAGAAGTGATCAACTACATCGAGAGAAACTACGACCAGCCGATTACATTGGAAGAATTGGCGAATAAGGCGTACCTATCGACCGCTTATTTATCACGCTATTTTAAACAAAAAACCGGGATCGGCTTCAGCCGGTTCCTGATGAATGTCCGGCTTAAACATAGCGTGAAAGACCTAGTGTATACAACCGACTCGATTTCACAAATATCGTTGAAAAATGGCTTTCCGAACACAAAGTCTTTTTCAAAATTGTTTAAAGAAGTTTACGGGGCAACGCCGCATCAATATCGGGAAAGCCATGCAGTGGAAAGCGGGCAAGATGTCGTCCATGCTTATAGCTTGAAGGGATCCGAAATGCTGATAAGTTCCCCGGAAATTTTAAGCAAATTGGGCGCAATCGTAACAGCTGGGGACAAGATGTATGTCAACACGGAGACACGCTATGAAGAATTAACGATTGAACTCAAGGACGAGAAGGCAAAAAAGTTGGATCTCCCGGAAAATATCGTGATTATCAGCGAATTAAATGAATTGCTCAGGGAAGACGTCCGTTCACAAATCAGAAGCGTGAGGGAAGAATTGGGCCTCCATTTCATCGGGATCAGCCGATTAAGCGGGGCCGCCATTCTCCCGGGAGTGGAAACAGACGAACAATTTCCGACTACTTCGCCTTACTTTAACACAGACGTCGCGCTCAATTTTATGAGGGAAAATGGCTTGTCTCTGTTTATACGTGTGGAATATAAGGAAATCTCGGACGATGAAGGCCATTATTTTGATAAACTTACACAGTTTCTAAAGCATTGCCTGCAGGTTTACGGGGCACCCCAGCTGAATACGTGGCATATCCTCTTTCATGAGCCATACTTGACGGCGGTAGAGGCTGAAGACCTGCGCCGGATGTATATAAAATTGCAAATGCTTCTCAAACAGCTCATTCCGGAAATCAAGGTAGGGGTGCTGCTTCCATTTTCCTATCAGGAAGGAACGATTCCAAAACCTCATCGCTGGCTCTTGGAGGAAGGAAGCCGGATTGATTTCATCGGCTATGAGGCGAACCAAAATGAAATCATTGATTTCACGGAACTCGGTAAGGAGCGTTATGAAGTAGGAAAGAATTACATTATTGAAAAAACGGCGAAAGTCAGGGGATTACTGAAAAAGTATCAGTTAGATAAGCCACTCTTCCTAGTTTCATGGAACACCCTGTCAGGAAGCACCCGATTTACGAACGGGACGTTTTTTCGGGGCGCGCTCATTTTAAAAAACGCGCTCGATTTAGCGGGGGAAATAGAAGCGCTGGCCTTTTGGATCAATACGGAAAAACATGAGGAAGATAAGCAGAACATGCGTATCCGCTTGGAGGGCCTGGAACTGTTCCATTATTTCAGCGGCAAGCGGCCCGCTTATTATGCGATGCTTTTTGCAAAAAAGCTCGAGGGGGCAGTCGTTTCGTTTGGCCAGGACCATCTCATGACAAAAACGGACCGCGGTTACCAGCTCGTGCTCATGAATTGCAATTACATCAATCCTTATTTCTCAATTGAAGAGGCGTTCCTCGAGAAATTGAACAAGACAATCCGCGTGAGAATCAGCGGAATTCAAAAAGGGGACTATCAGATCCGGAAGTATATTTTTGACAAAGACAACGGGGCATTGTATACAAACTGGTGGAAACTGAGCAGTAAATATGGCGTCGATGCCGAGATTATTGATTATATTACCCGTACAAGCTATCCCTCATTGGAACTATACGACGAAACGATCGATGAATATTGGACGTTTTATTCTGATATGACAACAAACGCCATCCATTTCTTTGAAATCCGCAAAGCGATTGGATAG
- a CDS encoding MFS transporter: METSYKGNNTMLTGIVFGVLTFWLFAQAMVNVVPAVQKDLGISLGSLNVAISLTALFSGMFIVAAGGIADKVGRKKITYIGLILSVIGSLCLVLATGSVLLIIGRIIQGVSAACIMPATIALVKAYYEGAERQRALSYWSIGSWGGSGVCSFAGGFIATYMGWRWIFIFSIIIALLAMWLMKNVPESKGEASGKFKFDFGGLAVFAITMLALNLVITRGEDFGWTSPFTLGLTVITLIGLIVFVKMERNKPHALIDFSLFKNKPYAGATVSNFLLNAIAGTLVVANTYVQVGRGFTAFQSGMLSLGYLVAVLAMIRVGEKILQKVGAKSPMIWGAIITTVGVAMMGLTFLQGFAYTVVVFIGFALFGLGLGIYATPSTDTAVSNAPENKVGEASGLYKMASSLGGSFGVAISAAVYGGIASMGNIDAAATGGVITNVIFGVLSLLAIIAMIPGNAGKGKVKAPTPASEPVTE, translated from the coding sequence ATGGAAACAAGCTATAAAGGCAATAATACAATGCTTACCGGAATTGTTTTCGGTGTTCTGACGTTTTGGCTTTTCGCGCAGGCGATGGTGAACGTTGTCCCTGCTGTCCAAAAGGATCTCGGGATTTCACTTGGCTCGCTGAATGTGGCCATTAGCTTGACCGCTTTGTTCTCAGGGATGTTCATCGTCGCGGCCGGCGGCATTGCCGATAAGGTCGGGCGTAAAAAAATAACTTATATCGGGCTGATTTTAAGCGTAATTGGTTCGCTTTGCCTTGTACTCGCGACGGGTTCCGTCCTGCTGATTATCGGCCGAATCATTCAAGGCGTTTCAGCTGCTTGCATTATGCCGGCGACAATCGCCTTGGTGAAGGCGTATTACGAAGGGGCCGAACGCCAGCGCGCTTTAAGCTATTGGTCGATTGGTTCCTGGGGCGGCTCGGGAGTATGTTCGTTCGCGGGTGGTTTCATCGCGACTTACATGGGTTGGAGATGGATTTTCATCTTCTCGATCATTATTGCCCTATTGGCGATGTGGCTAATGAAAAATGTTCCGGAAAGCAAAGGGGAGGCATCCGGGAAGTTCAAATTTGATTTCGGCGGCCTCGCTGTTTTCGCGATTACAATGCTCGCCTTGAACCTTGTCATCACACGCGGAGAAGATTTTGGCTGGACAAGCCCATTTACATTGGGACTGACGGTGATTACTCTGATTGGCCTGATTGTTTTTGTGAAAATGGAAAGAAACAAGCCGCACGCACTTATTGATTTCTCCTTGTTTAAAAATAAACCGTATGCAGGCGCGACTGTTTCCAATTTCTTATTAAACGCCATCGCCGGCACGCTTGTTGTCGCGAATACGTATGTCCAGGTTGGCAGAGGATTCACGGCATTCCAATCCGGCATGCTATCCCTTGGATACCTCGTTGCCGTTTTAGCGATGATTCGCGTCGGCGAGAAAATTTTGCAAAAAGTAGGCGCGAAATCGCCGATGATCTGGGGTGCGATCATTACAACTGTAGGAGTCGCTATGATGGGTCTGACCTTCCTGCAGGGATTTGCGTATACAGTCGTTGTCTTCATCGGATTCGCCTTATTCGGACTTGGCCTTGGAATCTATGCTACGCCTTCTACGGATACAGCCGTTTCAAACGCGCCTGAAAACAAAGTCGGTGAAGCATCCGGTCTTTATAAAATGGCTAGCTCCCTTGGCGGATCATTCGGTGTGGCTATTTCTGCCGCGGTTTATGGCGGAATCGCATCAATGGGAAACATTGATGCCGCAGCGACAGGCGGAGTCATCACGAACGTTATCTTCGGTGTCCTTTCCTTGCTCGCGATTATCGCGATGATTCCAGGCAATGCCGGGAAAGGGAAAGTGAAGGCACCCACGCCAGCAAGTGAGCCTGTAACAGAATAA
- a CDS encoding amidohydrolase, translating into MKKQLIGMLEARKDEMIQIRRHLHENPELSFQEENTARYIEDFYKGKDVEIQTNVGNGHGIIVTIKGGKPGKTIALRADFDALPIEEKTGLPFASKNKGVMHACGHDGHTAYLMVLADSLIQLKGELPGTVKIIHQHAEEVPPGGAKSIVESGALNDVDNIFGIHLLPLAPAGNVGYHSGFSFAGRSYFKLGVQGTGGHGSSPHMANDAIVAGAHFVTALQTIISRRLNPFDMGVITIGSFDGKGTFNVIKDRVELEGDIRYMTVETKKIIEKEVRRIAKGIEEEFGVGCELTYTSDYPPLYNDPAVTMMVKGSLESANDPDITEVVEYPQLSPSEDFAYYLEKILGCYFYIGCTPKGVEKPYFNHNPKFDIDEDALLVAAKAVGYVVCGYYGIE; encoded by the coding sequence ATGAAAAAACAATTAATCGGGATGCTCGAAGCACGGAAAGACGAAATGATCCAGATTCGCCGCCACTTACATGAAAATCCGGAATTGTCATTCCAGGAAGAAAACACGGCCCGATATATAGAGGATTTTTATAAGGGCAAGGACGTTGAAATCCAGACTAATGTGGGGAATGGCCACGGAATCATCGTGACGATTAAAGGCGGGAAACCTGGGAAAACAATCGCGCTGCGTGCTGATTTCGACGCGCTGCCAATCGAAGAGAAAACCGGACTCCCGTTCGCCTCGAAAAATAAGGGCGTCATGCATGCATGCGGACATGATGGCCATACCGCCTACTTAATGGTTCTCGCCGATTCCCTGATCCAATTGAAGGGCGAACTGCCTGGCACGGTTAAAATCATCCATCAGCACGCTGAGGAAGTCCCCCCAGGCGGGGCGAAAAGCATCGTCGAATCCGGGGCGCTCAATGATGTGGACAATATTTTCGGGATTCATTTGCTTCCACTGGCGCCTGCCGGAAATGTCGGCTACCACAGCGGCTTTTCCTTCGCCGGAAGATCGTATTTCAAACTCGGCGTCCAGGGCACAGGCGGCCACGGCTCCTCTCCGCATATGGCCAATGACGCGATTGTCGCCGGGGCGCACTTTGTCACGGCCCTGCAAACGATCATCAGCCGCAGGCTAAATCCGTTCGACATGGGCGTAATCACGATTGGCTCCTTTGATGGCAAAGGAACGTTCAATGTCATTAAAGACCGCGTCGAGCTAGAGGGCGACATCCGCTACATGACGGTGGAAACGAAAAAAATCATCGAGAAGGAAGTCCGCCGCATCGCCAAAGGGATAGAAGAGGAATTCGGCGTTGGCTGCGAGCTGACCTATACGTCGGACTATCCGCCCCTTTACAATGATCCCGCGGTAACCATGATGGTAAAGGGAAGCCTTGAAAGCGCGAACGACCCGGATATTACCGAAGTCGTGGAGTATCCGCAATTGTCGCCATCCGAGGACTTCGCGTACTACCTGGAAAAAATCCTTGGCTGCTACTTCTATATCGGCTGTACGCCTAAAGGAGTCGAAAAGCCATACTTCAACCACAACCCTAAATTCGATATCGACGAAGACGCACTGCTCGTTGCTGCGAAAGCGGTAGGGTATGTAGTGTGCGGATATTATGGAATAGAGTAA
- a CDS encoding cyclic-phosphate processing receiver domain-containing protein, whose protein sequence is MRIEKINLYVDDLRDCPKGFIVARNIDEAIKYIENGDVHILSLDHDLGEDEKGNLLPTGYDLVKYFREKGLRADKIYLHTDNGVGRDNMYHTLKAAQRRGFIDNDIEIYHYSITPNRYSGN, encoded by the coding sequence GTGAGAATAGAAAAAATTAATCTGTATGTGGATGATTTAAGAGACTGTCCAAAAGGATTCATAGTCGCCAGGAACATTGACGAAGCGATTAAATATATTGAAAATGGCGATGTTCATATCCTTTCACTAGATCATGATCTAGGAGAAGATGAGAAAGGAAACCTGTTGCCCACTGGATACGATTTGGTCAAATACTTTCGTGAGAAGGGATTGCGAGCGGATAAAATATACCTGCATACGGATAATGGAGTCGGCCGCGATAATATGTATCACACCCTTAAAGCTGCCCAACGAAGAGGATTTATCGATAATGATATAGAAATCTACCATTACTCTATTACACCAAATAGATATTCCGGAAATTAG
- a CDS encoding metal-dependent hydrolase has translation MKILRLGHAMYMFTSREGKNYLVDPFIDLNPGFPQQLDNKDFYNSIDCVFLTHGHFDHTSGLSKIVENKPDIMVVAQYDLAMILLQKGIKNVLPINLGGSVSFDDLNVTMVQAKHTSSYGEIEGTPIYAGEASGYIFDFVNDYTVYHSGDTALMYDMKLIQDVYNPEIAILSSSGHFTMGPKEAAYAVKHLLDVQYVIPSHTFPSKKSAASPETLDQLLNAFPVVAYMIDRDKDLKELLNDYSQTEVVTMGYGEESEFKK, from the coding sequence ATGAAAATATTACGGCTTGGTCATGCAATGTATATGTTTACAAGCAGGGAGGGTAAAAATTACCTCGTAGATCCATTTATTGATTTAAATCCAGGGTTTCCACAACAGCTAGATAATAAAGATTTTTATAATTCTATTGATTGTGTATTTTTGACACACGGACATTTCGATCATACAAGTGGGCTTTCTAAGATAGTGGAAAACAAACCTGACATTATGGTTGTTGCCCAATATGATTTGGCCATGATCCTTCTGCAAAAGGGCATTAAAAATGTACTGCCTATTAATCTAGGTGGTTCGGTGTCCTTCGATGATCTTAACGTCACAATGGTTCAAGCAAAACATACATCCTCATACGGGGAGATAGAAGGAACTCCAATATATGCGGGCGAGGCATCTGGTTATATTTTTGACTTTGTCAATGATTATACAGTTTACCATTCTGGGGATACGGCTCTTATGTACGATATGAAGTTGATTCAAGATGTGTATAATCCAGAGATTGCAATATTATCCTCGTCAGGCCATTTTACTATGGGACCAAAAGAAGCAGCCTATGCAGTAAAGCACCTATTGGACGTTCAATACGTTATTCCAAGCCATACATTTCCATCTAAAAAAAGTGCCGCATCACCGGAGACTCTTGATCAATTATTGAATGCCTTTCCCGTAGTGGCATATATGATTGATAGAGATAAAGACCTGAAAGAGTTGTTAAACGATTATTCACAAACCGAAGTGGTGACGATGGGATATGGAGAGGAAAGTGAATTTAAGAAATAG